A stretch of Monomorium pharaonis isolate MP-MQ-018 chromosome 7, ASM1337386v2, whole genome shotgun sequence DNA encodes these proteins:
- the LOC105836414 gene encoding protein hu-li tai shao isoform X7: MADTSQQGLTEPHTNGVVDGLTEEEKSKMRPADIDADMREMERRKRVEMMMNSRIFREELERIIETQMRDGAGPSGLLQQISDMMGAQGARFNGNVFKNSNCVLPINDIRGVESMGYAKGEKLLRCKLAAVFRLLDLYGWTQGVGGQITARLNQDQEHFLVNPYGLLYHEVTASSLIKVDMQGTIVEQGTTNFGVHVTSFQLHSTIHAARPDIKCIIHITTPSVTAVSSLKCGLLPIGQESIVIGEVSTHQYIGGSVEPEEREKIARNLGPINKVMLLTNRGALCCGETVEEAFFNVYNTVVACETQLKLMPAGVDNLSLISEESKKAIFEASRKPPIPQQQSSAVESSALAEKLEKRWRIGGAEFEALMRMLDNAGFRTGYIYRNPLVKGELPKPRNDVEVPPAVSSLGYLLEEEELYKQGLWKGGRKGTDRSRWLNSPNVYQKVEILETGTPDPKKITKWVSDGSPTHHSSSTPVKIEGALQFVPKNTNPKEFKQIQQQIKDYRRAEKISAGPQSHILEGVSWEEAKKMQDATISGTGEQVVLVGAASKGIIQRGFQHNAMVYKTPYAKNPFDAVTDQELDQYKREVERKQKGDPYDESQSESEALSSFNISRATHESSTAKSPIQSPVSVTSETEEESRDEPRVLRIETKQVPAPSQPEVVLSDVDDATTQYLNEMRYKMTERQSSYKGGENTVNGDHSDAHHSTFSHSSKEVCHNTFNIKIIGILYAKKRALISYTFNYSYLEGFITHQVNLDHCFFYY, translated from the exons ATGGCAGACACGAGCCAACAAGGATTAACCGAGCCACACACGAACGGAGTGGTGGACGGTTTGACGGAAGAGGAAAAAAGCAAGATGAGACCCGCCGATATCGATGCG GATATGAGAGAAAtggagaggagaaagagggtCGAGATGATGATGAACTCACGAATCTTCCGGGAAGAGCTGGAACGTATAATTGAGACACAGATGAGGGACGGTGCTGGACCCTCTGGTCTTCTGCAACAGATCTCTGATATGATGGGTGCACAGGGAGCCCGATTCAACGGCAATGTGTTCAAAA ATTCGAATTGCGTCTTACCTATCAACGACATACGCGGCGTGGAAAGTATGGGATACGCCAAGGGTGAAAAGTTGTTGCGGTGCAAGTTAGCGGCGGTCTTCAGATTGCTCGATCTTTATGGATGGACGCAGGGCGTCGGCGGGCAAATCACCGCCCGTCTCAATCAGGATCAGGAACACTTTTTAGTGAATCCTTACGGGCTACTCTATCACGAGGTCACCGCCTCAAGTTTGATCAAGGTGGACATGCAGGGCACAATTGTCGAACAGGGGACGACGAACTTTGGCGTGCACGTCACCAGTTTCCAATTACACTCGACAATACACGCTGCGAGACCCGATATCAAgtgtattattcatattacTACTCCGTCCGTTACCGCT GTTTCCTCCTTGAAGTGTGGATTGTTACCAATCGGTCAGGAGAGCATAGTAATAGGCGAAGTGAGCACCCATCAGTACATAGGAGGTTCAGTCGAGCCAGAGGAACGGGAGAAGATCGCTAGAAACCTTGGACCGATCAATAAGGTTATGCTTCTGACGAATCGCGGTGCCCTTTGCTGTGGAGAAACAGTGGAAGAGGCATTctttaatgtttacaatacCGTAGTCGCTTGTGAGACGCAGCTGAAACTAATGCCCGCGGGCGTAGACAATCTAAGCCTTATCAGCGAGGAATCGAAGAAAGCTATATTCGAAGCGTCGCGAAAGCCACCGATTCCTCAACAACAGAGCTCAGCGGTAGAGTCGTCCGCTCTCGCCGAGAAACTCGAGAAACGCTGGAGAATCGGCGGCGCTGAATTCGAGGCCCTTATGAGAATGCTCGACAATGCT gGTTTCCGTACGGGTTACATATATAGAAATCCACTTGTAAAGGGAGAACTCCCAAAACCACGAAACGATGTTGAAGTTCCACCGGCCGTATCGTCCTTAGGATATCTACTTGAAGAGGAAGAATTGTATAAACAGGG ACTGTGGAAGGGCGGACGTAAAGGCACAGACAGATCCCGTTGGTTAAATTCGCCGAACGTATATCAGAAGGTTGAGATCTTGGAAACTGGAACACCCGATCCTAAAAAAATCACCAAG TGGGTGTCTGATGGATCTCCTACTCATCATAGCAGCAGCACACCAGTCAAGATAGAAGGTGCTCTTCAGTTTGTTCCGAAAAATACCAATCCAAAGGAGTTCAAACAAATACAACAACAG ATTAAAGATTACCGACGAGCAGAGAAAATATCGGCTGGTCCGCAATCCCATATATTGGAAGGTGTATCATGGGAGGAAGCTAAGAAAATGCAG GACGCGACAATTAGTGGTACCGGAGAACAAGTAGTTTTAGTAGGAGCCGCTAGCAAGGGTATTATACAGCGTGGTTTCCAACACAATGCGATGGTGTACAAGACACCTTATGCCAAAAATCCTTTCGACGCCGTCACGGATCAAGAGTTGGATCAGTACAAGAGAGAAGTCGAACGCAAACAGAAAGGAGATCCTT ACGATGAATCACAATCAGAATCCGAGGCCTTGTCGTCCTTTAACATCAGTCGTGCGACGCATGAATCCAGCACTGCCAAGAGTCCTATTCAGTCACCGGTTTCTGTTACTTCTGAAACAGAAGAAGAGAGTAGAGACG AACCCCGAGTATTGCGAATAGAAACGAAACAAGTGCCTGCGCCGAGTCAACCCGAAGTTGTGTTAAGCGACG TGGATGATGCTACTACACAGTACCTTAATGAGATGCGCTACAAAATGACTGAGCGACAAAGCAGTTATAAAGGAG
- the LOC105836414 gene encoding protein hu-li tai shao isoform X4, which translates to MEGTRTVRREKLPVLVRGSKMADTSQQGLTEPHTNGVVDGLTEEEKSKMRPADIDADMREMERRKRVEMMMNSRIFREELERIIETQMRDGAGPSGLLQQISDMMGAQGARFNGNVFKNSNCVLPINDIRGVESMGYAKGEKLLRCKLAAVFRLLDLYGWTQGVGGQITARLNQDQEHFLVNPYGLLYHEVTASSLIKVDMQGTIVEQGTTNFGVHVTSFQLHSTIHAARPDIKCIIHITTPSVTAVSSLKCGLLPIGQESIVIGEVSTHQYIGGSVEPEEREKIARNLGPINKVMLLTNRGALCCGETVEEAFFNVYNTVVACETQLKLMPAGVDNLSLISEESKKAIFEASRKPPIPQQQSSAVESSALAEKLEKRWRIGGAEFEALMRMLDNAGFRTGYIYRNPLVKGELPKPRNDVEVPPAVSSLGYLLEEEELYKQGLWKGGRKGTDRSRWLNSPNVYQKVEILETGTPDPKKITKWVSDGSPTHHSSSTPVKIEGALQFVPKNTNPKEFKQIQQQIKDYRRAEKISAGPQSHILEGVSWEEAKKMQDATISGTGEQVVLVGAASKGIIQRGFQHNAMVYKTPYAKNPFDAVTDQELDQYKREVERKQKGDPYDESQSESEALSSFNISRATHESSTAKSPIQSPVSVTSETEEESRDEPRVLRIETKQVPAPSQPEVVLSDVDDATTQYLNEMRYKMTERQSSYKGGENTVNGDHSDAHHSTFSHSSKEVCHNTFNIKIIGILYAKKRALISYTFNYSYLEGFITHQVNLDHCFFYY; encoded by the exons ATGGAGGGGACGCGGACGGTGCGGCGTGAAAAG TTGCCGGTACTTGTACGAGGCTCGAAAATGGCAGACACGAGCCAACAAGGATTAACCGAGCCACACACGAACGGAGTGGTGGACGGTTTGACGGAAGAGGAAAAAAGCAAGATGAGACCCGCCGATATCGATGCG GATATGAGAGAAAtggagaggagaaagagggtCGAGATGATGATGAACTCACGAATCTTCCGGGAAGAGCTGGAACGTATAATTGAGACACAGATGAGGGACGGTGCTGGACCCTCTGGTCTTCTGCAACAGATCTCTGATATGATGGGTGCACAGGGAGCCCGATTCAACGGCAATGTGTTCAAAA ATTCGAATTGCGTCTTACCTATCAACGACATACGCGGCGTGGAAAGTATGGGATACGCCAAGGGTGAAAAGTTGTTGCGGTGCAAGTTAGCGGCGGTCTTCAGATTGCTCGATCTTTATGGATGGACGCAGGGCGTCGGCGGGCAAATCACCGCCCGTCTCAATCAGGATCAGGAACACTTTTTAGTGAATCCTTACGGGCTACTCTATCACGAGGTCACCGCCTCAAGTTTGATCAAGGTGGACATGCAGGGCACAATTGTCGAACAGGGGACGACGAACTTTGGCGTGCACGTCACCAGTTTCCAATTACACTCGACAATACACGCTGCGAGACCCGATATCAAgtgtattattcatattacTACTCCGTCCGTTACCGCT GTTTCCTCCTTGAAGTGTGGATTGTTACCAATCGGTCAGGAGAGCATAGTAATAGGCGAAGTGAGCACCCATCAGTACATAGGAGGTTCAGTCGAGCCAGAGGAACGGGAGAAGATCGCTAGAAACCTTGGACCGATCAATAAGGTTATGCTTCTGACGAATCGCGGTGCCCTTTGCTGTGGAGAAACAGTGGAAGAGGCATTctttaatgtttacaatacCGTAGTCGCTTGTGAGACGCAGCTGAAACTAATGCCCGCGGGCGTAGACAATCTAAGCCTTATCAGCGAGGAATCGAAGAAAGCTATATTCGAAGCGTCGCGAAAGCCACCGATTCCTCAACAACAGAGCTCAGCGGTAGAGTCGTCCGCTCTCGCCGAGAAACTCGAGAAACGCTGGAGAATCGGCGGCGCTGAATTCGAGGCCCTTATGAGAATGCTCGACAATGCT gGTTTCCGTACGGGTTACATATATAGAAATCCACTTGTAAAGGGAGAACTCCCAAAACCACGAAACGATGTTGAAGTTCCACCGGCCGTATCGTCCTTAGGATATCTACTTGAAGAGGAAGAATTGTATAAACAGGG ACTGTGGAAGGGCGGACGTAAAGGCACAGACAGATCCCGTTGGTTAAATTCGCCGAACGTATATCAGAAGGTTGAGATCTTGGAAACTGGAACACCCGATCCTAAAAAAATCACCAAG TGGGTGTCTGATGGATCTCCTACTCATCATAGCAGCAGCACACCAGTCAAGATAGAAGGTGCTCTTCAGTTTGTTCCGAAAAATACCAATCCAAAGGAGTTCAAACAAATACAACAACAG ATTAAAGATTACCGACGAGCAGAGAAAATATCGGCTGGTCCGCAATCCCATATATTGGAAGGTGTATCATGGGAGGAAGCTAAGAAAATGCAG GACGCGACAATTAGTGGTACCGGAGAACAAGTAGTTTTAGTAGGAGCCGCTAGCAAGGGTATTATACAGCGTGGTTTCCAACACAATGCGATGGTGTACAAGACACCTTATGCCAAAAATCCTTTCGACGCCGTCACGGATCAAGAGTTGGATCAGTACAAGAGAGAAGTCGAACGCAAACAGAAAGGAGATCCTT ACGATGAATCACAATCAGAATCCGAGGCCTTGTCGTCCTTTAACATCAGTCGTGCGACGCATGAATCCAGCACTGCCAAGAGTCCTATTCAGTCACCGGTTTCTGTTACTTCTGAAACAGAAGAAGAGAGTAGAGACG AACCCCGAGTATTGCGAATAGAAACGAAACAAGTGCCTGCGCCGAGTCAACCCGAAGTTGTGTTAAGCGACG TGGATGATGCTACTACACAGTACCTTAATGAGATGCGCTACAAAATGACTGAGCGACAAAGCAGTTATAAAGGAG
- the LOC105836414 gene encoding protein hu-li tai shao isoform X5, protein MTGGGRNPCDFPKLRRSPMVINSSLELPVLVRGSKMADTSQQGLTEPHTNGVVDGLTEEEKSKMRPADIDADMREMERRKRVEMMMNSRIFREELERIIETQMRDGAGPSGLLQQISDMMGAQGARFNGNVFKNSNCVLPINDIRGVESMGYAKGEKLLRCKLAAVFRLLDLYGWTQGVGGQITARLNQDQEHFLVNPYGLLYHEVTASSLIKVDMQGTIVEQGTTNFGVHVTSFQLHSTIHAARPDIKCIIHITTPSVTAVSSLKCGLLPIGQESIVIGEVSTHQYIGGSVEPEEREKIARNLGPINKVMLLTNRGALCCGETVEEAFFNVYNTVVACETQLKLMPAGVDNLSLISEESKKAIFEASRKPPIPQQQSSAVESSALAEKLEKRWRIGGAEFEALMRMLDNAGFRTGYIYRNPLVKGELPKPRNDVEVPPAVSSLGYLLEEEELYKQGLWKGGRKGTDRSRWLNSPNVYQKVEILETGTPDPKKITKWVSDGSPTHHSSSTPVKIEGALQFVPKNTNPKEFKQIQQQIKDYRRAEKISAGPQSHILEGVSWEEAKKMQDATISGTGEQVVLVGAASKGIIQRGFQHNAMVYKTPYAKNPFDAVTDQELDQYKREVERKQKGDPYDESQSESEALSSFNISRATHESSTAKSPIQSPVSVTSETEEESRDEPRVLRIETKQVPAPSQPEVVLSDGENTVNGDHSDAHHSTFSHSSKEVCHNTFNIKIIGILYAKKRALISYTFNYSYLEGFITHQVNLDHCFFYY, encoded by the exons ATGACAGGTGGCGGCAGGAATCCGTGCGATTTCCCAAAGCTTCGACGGTCACCGATGGTCATCAACTCGTCACTCGAG TTGCCGGTACTTGTACGAGGCTCGAAAATGGCAGACACGAGCCAACAAGGATTAACCGAGCCACACACGAACGGAGTGGTGGACGGTTTGACGGAAGAGGAAAAAAGCAAGATGAGACCCGCCGATATCGATGCG GATATGAGAGAAAtggagaggagaaagagggtCGAGATGATGATGAACTCACGAATCTTCCGGGAAGAGCTGGAACGTATAATTGAGACACAGATGAGGGACGGTGCTGGACCCTCTGGTCTTCTGCAACAGATCTCTGATATGATGGGTGCACAGGGAGCCCGATTCAACGGCAATGTGTTCAAAA ATTCGAATTGCGTCTTACCTATCAACGACATACGCGGCGTGGAAAGTATGGGATACGCCAAGGGTGAAAAGTTGTTGCGGTGCAAGTTAGCGGCGGTCTTCAGATTGCTCGATCTTTATGGATGGACGCAGGGCGTCGGCGGGCAAATCACCGCCCGTCTCAATCAGGATCAGGAACACTTTTTAGTGAATCCTTACGGGCTACTCTATCACGAGGTCACCGCCTCAAGTTTGATCAAGGTGGACATGCAGGGCACAATTGTCGAACAGGGGACGACGAACTTTGGCGTGCACGTCACCAGTTTCCAATTACACTCGACAATACACGCTGCGAGACCCGATATCAAgtgtattattcatattacTACTCCGTCCGTTACCGCT GTTTCCTCCTTGAAGTGTGGATTGTTACCAATCGGTCAGGAGAGCATAGTAATAGGCGAAGTGAGCACCCATCAGTACATAGGAGGTTCAGTCGAGCCAGAGGAACGGGAGAAGATCGCTAGAAACCTTGGACCGATCAATAAGGTTATGCTTCTGACGAATCGCGGTGCCCTTTGCTGTGGAGAAACAGTGGAAGAGGCATTctttaatgtttacaatacCGTAGTCGCTTGTGAGACGCAGCTGAAACTAATGCCCGCGGGCGTAGACAATCTAAGCCTTATCAGCGAGGAATCGAAGAAAGCTATATTCGAAGCGTCGCGAAAGCCACCGATTCCTCAACAACAGAGCTCAGCGGTAGAGTCGTCCGCTCTCGCCGAGAAACTCGAGAAACGCTGGAGAATCGGCGGCGCTGAATTCGAGGCCCTTATGAGAATGCTCGACAATGCT gGTTTCCGTACGGGTTACATATATAGAAATCCACTTGTAAAGGGAGAACTCCCAAAACCACGAAACGATGTTGAAGTTCCACCGGCCGTATCGTCCTTAGGATATCTACTTGAAGAGGAAGAATTGTATAAACAGGG ACTGTGGAAGGGCGGACGTAAAGGCACAGACAGATCCCGTTGGTTAAATTCGCCGAACGTATATCAGAAGGTTGAGATCTTGGAAACTGGAACACCCGATCCTAAAAAAATCACCAAG TGGGTGTCTGATGGATCTCCTACTCATCATAGCAGCAGCACACCAGTCAAGATAGAAGGTGCTCTTCAGTTTGTTCCGAAAAATACCAATCCAAAGGAGTTCAAACAAATACAACAACAG ATTAAAGATTACCGACGAGCAGAGAAAATATCGGCTGGTCCGCAATCCCATATATTGGAAGGTGTATCATGGGAGGAAGCTAAGAAAATGCAG GACGCGACAATTAGTGGTACCGGAGAACAAGTAGTTTTAGTAGGAGCCGCTAGCAAGGGTATTATACAGCGTGGTTTCCAACACAATGCGATGGTGTACAAGACACCTTATGCCAAAAATCCTTTCGACGCCGTCACGGATCAAGAGTTGGATCAGTACAAGAGAGAAGTCGAACGCAAACAGAAAGGAGATCCTT ACGATGAATCACAATCAGAATCCGAGGCCTTGTCGTCCTTTAACATCAGTCGTGCGACGCATGAATCCAGCACTGCCAAGAGTCCTATTCAGTCACCGGTTTCTGTTACTTCTGAAACAGAAGAAGAGAGTAGAGACG AACCCCGAGTATTGCGAATAGAAACGAAACAAGTGCCTGCGCCGAGTCAACCCGAAGTTGTGTTAAGCGACG
- the LOC105836414 gene encoding protein hu-li tai shao isoform X10: protein MTGGGRNPCDFPKLRRSPMVINSSLELPVLVRGSKMADTSQQGLTEPHTNGVVDGLTEEEKSKMRPADIDADMREMERRKRVEMMMNSRIFREELERIIETQMRDGAGPSGLLQQISDMMGAQGARFNGNVFKNSNCVLPINDIRGVESMGYAKGEKLLRCKLAAVFRLLDLYGWTQGVGGQITARLNQDQEHFLVNPYGLLYHEVTASSLIKVDMQGTIVEQGTTNFGVHVTSFQLHSTIHAARPDIKCIIHITTPSVTAVSSLKCGLLPIGQESIVIGEVSTHQYIGGSVEPEEREKIARNLGPINKVMLLTNRGALCCGETVEEAFFNVYNTVVACETQLKLMPAGVDNLSLISEESKKAIFEASRKPPIPQQQSSAVESSALAEKLEKRWRIGGAEFEALMRMLDNAGFRTGYIYRNPLVKGELPKPRNDVEVPPAVSSLGYLLEEEELYKQGLWKGGRKGTDRSRWLNSPNVYQKVEILETGTPDPKKITKWVSDGSPTHHSSSTPVKIEGALQFVPKNTNPKEFKQIQQQIKDYRRAEKISAGPQSHILEGVSWEEAKKMQDATISGTGEQVVLVGAASKGIIQRGFQHNAMVYKTPYAKNPFDAVTDQELDQYKREVERKQKGDPYDESQSESEALSSFNISRATHESSTAKSPIQSPVSVTSETEEESRDEPRVLRIETKQVPAPSQPEVVLSDGENTVNGDHSDAHHSTFSHSSKETLPQAKAFRKK from the exons ATGACAGGTGGCGGCAGGAATCCGTGCGATTTCCCAAAGCTTCGACGGTCACCGATGGTCATCAACTCGTCACTCGAG TTGCCGGTACTTGTACGAGGCTCGAAAATGGCAGACACGAGCCAACAAGGATTAACCGAGCCACACACGAACGGAGTGGTGGACGGTTTGACGGAAGAGGAAAAAAGCAAGATGAGACCCGCCGATATCGATGCG GATATGAGAGAAAtggagaggagaaagagggtCGAGATGATGATGAACTCACGAATCTTCCGGGAAGAGCTGGAACGTATAATTGAGACACAGATGAGGGACGGTGCTGGACCCTCTGGTCTTCTGCAACAGATCTCTGATATGATGGGTGCACAGGGAGCCCGATTCAACGGCAATGTGTTCAAAA ATTCGAATTGCGTCTTACCTATCAACGACATACGCGGCGTGGAAAGTATGGGATACGCCAAGGGTGAAAAGTTGTTGCGGTGCAAGTTAGCGGCGGTCTTCAGATTGCTCGATCTTTATGGATGGACGCAGGGCGTCGGCGGGCAAATCACCGCCCGTCTCAATCAGGATCAGGAACACTTTTTAGTGAATCCTTACGGGCTACTCTATCACGAGGTCACCGCCTCAAGTTTGATCAAGGTGGACATGCAGGGCACAATTGTCGAACAGGGGACGACGAACTTTGGCGTGCACGTCACCAGTTTCCAATTACACTCGACAATACACGCTGCGAGACCCGATATCAAgtgtattattcatattacTACTCCGTCCGTTACCGCT GTTTCCTCCTTGAAGTGTGGATTGTTACCAATCGGTCAGGAGAGCATAGTAATAGGCGAAGTGAGCACCCATCAGTACATAGGAGGTTCAGTCGAGCCAGAGGAACGGGAGAAGATCGCTAGAAACCTTGGACCGATCAATAAGGTTATGCTTCTGACGAATCGCGGTGCCCTTTGCTGTGGAGAAACAGTGGAAGAGGCATTctttaatgtttacaatacCGTAGTCGCTTGTGAGACGCAGCTGAAACTAATGCCCGCGGGCGTAGACAATCTAAGCCTTATCAGCGAGGAATCGAAGAAAGCTATATTCGAAGCGTCGCGAAAGCCACCGATTCCTCAACAACAGAGCTCAGCGGTAGAGTCGTCCGCTCTCGCCGAGAAACTCGAGAAACGCTGGAGAATCGGCGGCGCTGAATTCGAGGCCCTTATGAGAATGCTCGACAATGCT gGTTTCCGTACGGGTTACATATATAGAAATCCACTTGTAAAGGGAGAACTCCCAAAACCACGAAACGATGTTGAAGTTCCACCGGCCGTATCGTCCTTAGGATATCTACTTGAAGAGGAAGAATTGTATAAACAGGG ACTGTGGAAGGGCGGACGTAAAGGCACAGACAGATCCCGTTGGTTAAATTCGCCGAACGTATATCAGAAGGTTGAGATCTTGGAAACTGGAACACCCGATCCTAAAAAAATCACCAAG TGGGTGTCTGATGGATCTCCTACTCATCATAGCAGCAGCACACCAGTCAAGATAGAAGGTGCTCTTCAGTTTGTTCCGAAAAATACCAATCCAAAGGAGTTCAAACAAATACAACAACAG ATTAAAGATTACCGACGAGCAGAGAAAATATCGGCTGGTCCGCAATCCCATATATTGGAAGGTGTATCATGGGAGGAAGCTAAGAAAATGCAG GACGCGACAATTAGTGGTACCGGAGAACAAGTAGTTTTAGTAGGAGCCGCTAGCAAGGGTATTATACAGCGTGGTTTCCAACACAATGCGATGGTGTACAAGACACCTTATGCCAAAAATCCTTTCGACGCCGTCACGGATCAAGAGTTGGATCAGTACAAGAGAGAAGTCGAACGCAAACAGAAAGGAGATCCTT ACGATGAATCACAATCAGAATCCGAGGCCTTGTCGTCCTTTAACATCAGTCGTGCGACGCATGAATCCAGCACTGCCAAGAGTCCTATTCAGTCACCGGTTTCTGTTACTTCTGAAACAGAAGAAGAGAGTAGAGACG AACCCCGAGTATTGCGAATAGAAACGAAACAAGTGCCTGCGCCGAGTCAACCCGAAGTTGTGTTAAGCGACG
- the LOC105836414 gene encoding protein hu-li tai shao isoform X8, with the protein MTGGGRNPCDFPKLRRSPMVINSSLELPVLVRGSKMADTSQQGLTEPHTNGVVDGLTEEEKSKMRPADIDADMREMERRKRVEMMMNSRIFREELERIIETQMRDGAGPSGLLQQISDMMGAQGARFNGNVFKNSNCVLPINDIRGVESMGYAKGEKLLRCKLAAVFRLLDLYGWTQGVGGQITARLNQDQEHFLVNPYGLLYHEVTASSLIKVDMQGTIVEQGTTNFGVHVTSFQLHSTIHAARPDIKCIIHITTPSVTAVSSLKCGLLPIGQESIVIGEVSTHQYIGGSVEPEEREKIARNLGPINKVMLLTNRGALCCGETVEEAFFNVYNTVVACETQLKLMPAGVDNLSLISEESKKAIFEASRKPPIPQQQSSAVESSALAEKLEKRWRIGGAEFEALMRMLDNAGFRTGYIYRNPLVKGELPKPRNDVEVPPAVSSLGYLLEEEELYKQGLWKGGRKGTDRSRWLNSPNVYQKVEILETGTPDPKKITKWVSDGSPTHHSSSTPVKIEGALQFVPKNTNPKEFKQIQQQIKDYRRAEKISAGPQSHILEGVSWEEAKKMQDATISGTGEQVVLVGAASKGIIQRGFQHNAMVYKTPYAKNPFDAVTDQELDQYKREVERKQKGDPYDESQSESEALSSFNISRATHESSTAKSPIQSPVSVTSETEEESRDEPRVLRIETKQVPAPSQPEVVLSDGENTVNGDHSDAHHSTFSHSSKEDVSVSEESPKKEKKKKKGLRTPSFLKKKKEKKKSVEA; encoded by the exons ATGACAGGTGGCGGCAGGAATCCGTGCGATTTCCCAAAGCTTCGACGGTCACCGATGGTCATCAACTCGTCACTCGAG TTGCCGGTACTTGTACGAGGCTCGAAAATGGCAGACACGAGCCAACAAGGATTAACCGAGCCACACACGAACGGAGTGGTGGACGGTTTGACGGAAGAGGAAAAAAGCAAGATGAGACCCGCCGATATCGATGCG GATATGAGAGAAAtggagaggagaaagagggtCGAGATGATGATGAACTCACGAATCTTCCGGGAAGAGCTGGAACGTATAATTGAGACACAGATGAGGGACGGTGCTGGACCCTCTGGTCTTCTGCAACAGATCTCTGATATGATGGGTGCACAGGGAGCCCGATTCAACGGCAATGTGTTCAAAA ATTCGAATTGCGTCTTACCTATCAACGACATACGCGGCGTGGAAAGTATGGGATACGCCAAGGGTGAAAAGTTGTTGCGGTGCAAGTTAGCGGCGGTCTTCAGATTGCTCGATCTTTATGGATGGACGCAGGGCGTCGGCGGGCAAATCACCGCCCGTCTCAATCAGGATCAGGAACACTTTTTAGTGAATCCTTACGGGCTACTCTATCACGAGGTCACCGCCTCAAGTTTGATCAAGGTGGACATGCAGGGCACAATTGTCGAACAGGGGACGACGAACTTTGGCGTGCACGTCACCAGTTTCCAATTACACTCGACAATACACGCTGCGAGACCCGATATCAAgtgtattattcatattacTACTCCGTCCGTTACCGCT GTTTCCTCCTTGAAGTGTGGATTGTTACCAATCGGTCAGGAGAGCATAGTAATAGGCGAAGTGAGCACCCATCAGTACATAGGAGGTTCAGTCGAGCCAGAGGAACGGGAGAAGATCGCTAGAAACCTTGGACCGATCAATAAGGTTATGCTTCTGACGAATCGCGGTGCCCTTTGCTGTGGAGAAACAGTGGAAGAGGCATTctttaatgtttacaatacCGTAGTCGCTTGTGAGACGCAGCTGAAACTAATGCCCGCGGGCGTAGACAATCTAAGCCTTATCAGCGAGGAATCGAAGAAAGCTATATTCGAAGCGTCGCGAAAGCCACCGATTCCTCAACAACAGAGCTCAGCGGTAGAGTCGTCCGCTCTCGCCGAGAAACTCGAGAAACGCTGGAGAATCGGCGGCGCTGAATTCGAGGCCCTTATGAGAATGCTCGACAATGCT gGTTTCCGTACGGGTTACATATATAGAAATCCACTTGTAAAGGGAGAACTCCCAAAACCACGAAACGATGTTGAAGTTCCACCGGCCGTATCGTCCTTAGGATATCTACTTGAAGAGGAAGAATTGTATAAACAGGG ACTGTGGAAGGGCGGACGTAAAGGCACAGACAGATCCCGTTGGTTAAATTCGCCGAACGTATATCAGAAGGTTGAGATCTTGGAAACTGGAACACCCGATCCTAAAAAAATCACCAAG TGGGTGTCTGATGGATCTCCTACTCATCATAGCAGCAGCACACCAGTCAAGATAGAAGGTGCTCTTCAGTTTGTTCCGAAAAATACCAATCCAAAGGAGTTCAAACAAATACAACAACAG ATTAAAGATTACCGACGAGCAGAGAAAATATCGGCTGGTCCGCAATCCCATATATTGGAAGGTGTATCATGGGAGGAAGCTAAGAAAATGCAG GACGCGACAATTAGTGGTACCGGAGAACAAGTAGTTTTAGTAGGAGCCGCTAGCAAGGGTATTATACAGCGTGGTTTCCAACACAATGCGATGGTGTACAAGACACCTTATGCCAAAAATCCTTTCGACGCCGTCACGGATCAAGAGTTGGATCAGTACAAGAGAGAAGTCGAACGCAAACAGAAAGGAGATCCTT ACGATGAATCACAATCAGAATCCGAGGCCTTGTCGTCCTTTAACATCAGTCGTGCGACGCATGAATCCAGCACTGCCAAGAGTCCTATTCAGTCACCGGTTTCTGTTACTTCTGAAACAGAAGAAGAGAGTAGAGACG AACCCCGAGTATTGCGAATAGAAACGAAACAAGTGCCTGCGCCGAGTCAACCCGAAGTTGTGTTAAGCGACG